Proteins from a single region of Parambassis ranga chromosome 18, fParRan2.1, whole genome shotgun sequence:
- the amigo3 gene encoding amphoterin-induced protein 3: MKDVSINTKRCRSDGDIRLRPDPPPAAGIMLCAGGSAGFLQGVEAPALSWWSVVVLLVCLSPFQATICLTQGSSQADGCLCTSDILSCTALHLEEVPRDMPVSAVTLDLSNNRIVQLEGGSFSGLPRLEMLRLAHNQLTVIHPGAFRNSSGSLLRHLDLSSNQLRVLEPHYFQELLGLEELLLFNNRIVHVESRVLTGLRNIRKAYLSHNRLTDFPFFSIQKHSHPLLSMLDLSSNRLPKLPLEDILNLPASVQGGLYLHNNSLVCECSMYRLFRHWEKQDFASVKFFREEHVCLVYGIQRGTVRFLVHGRYFEKCNLTGVSFPQTEQNSSVSVRVGKALLLHCVTSLSGHSVTFLWVAPNSEFVVPPGNNQSLKMFPNGSLEIVAAREQDSGIYWCMARDQQHNETWEVNVTVVLHHDSEGHEPFNTGFTTLLGCVVSLVLVLMYLYLTPCRCPPCMKAQSPTTATPTPGNEAGAGSGQSSILTPTPPATTEGPGRKVSTNKHVVFLEPIKEQQNGRLRVGPGAGAVQGHVGPGLLLGGEQHQRLQSQQRAGETDSIMSVFSDTPIMLP, encoded by the coding sequence ATGAAGGATGTGAGCATCAACACAAAGCGCTGCAGAAGTGACGGAGACATTAGGCTGCGTCCGGATCCACCGCCCGCAGCTGGCATCATGCTGTGTGCTGGTGGCAGCGCAGGTTTCCTGCAGGGTGTGGAGGCTCCAGCGCTCTCATGGTGGTCTGTTGTTGTGCTATTGGTTTGTCTGAGCCCCTTCCAGGCCACCATCTGTCTGACTCAGGGCTCATCCCAGGCGGACGGGTGCCTCTGCACCTCAGATATCCTCAGCTGCACCGCCCTGCACCTGGAGGAGGTGCCCAGAGACATGCCCGTCTCTGCCGTCACTCTGGATCTCAGCAATAACCGCATCGTGCAGCTGGAGGGGGGAAGCTTCAGCGGACTGCCTCGACTGGAGATGCTACGCTTAGCACACAACCAGCTGACTGTGATCCACCCAGGAGCGTTCAGAAACTCGTCCGGGTCTCTGCTACGACACCTGGACCTGTCGTCCAATCAGCTTCGAGTTCTGGAGCCGCACTACTTCCAAGAGTTGCTGGGATTGGAGGAACTGTTGCTGTTTAACAACCGAATTGTGCATGTGGAGAGCCGAGTGCTGACCGGGCTGAGAAACATCCGCAAGGCCTACCTCAGTCATAACCGCCTCACCGACTTCCCCTTCTTCTCCATCCAGAAGCACAGCCACCCTCTCCTGTCCATGCTGGACCTGTCCTCGAACCGCCTGCCCAAACTGCCTCTGGAGGACATATTAAACCTTCCCGCTTCAGTCCAGGGGGGGCTCTATCTTCATAACAACTCTCTGGTGTGTGAATGCTCCATGTACCGACTGTTCAGGCACTGGGAAAAGCAAGACTTTGCCTCAGTCAAATTCTTTAGGGAGGAGCACGTCTGCCTGGTCTACGGGATTCAGAGAGGCACTGTGCGCTTCTTGGTGCATGGTCGGTACTTTGAAAAGTGCAACCTGACCGGGGTGAGTTTCCCTCAGACGGAGCAGaacagcagtgtttctgtgcGAGTGGGGAAGGCCCTGCTCCTGCACTGCGTGACCTCTCTCTCTGGGCACAGCGTCACCTTCCTCTGGGTGGCGCCCAACAGCGAGTTTGTGGTGCCGCCGGGCAACAACCAATCGTTGAAGATGTTCCCCAATGGTAGCTTGGAGATCGTGGCGGCACGGGAGCAGGATTCTGGAATCTACTGGTGCATGGCTCGGGACCAGCAGCACAATGAAACCTGGGAGGTCAACGTGACTGTAGTTCTGCACCACGACAGCGAGGGTCACGAGCCCTTTAACACCGGATTCACCACCCTCCTGGGCTGCGTGGTGAGCCTGGTGCTGGTGCTCATGTACCTCTACCTGACGCCCTGCCGCTGTCCTCCCTGCATGAAGGCCCAGTCCCCGACCACGGCCACCCCGACCCCGGGCAACGAGGCTGGTGCAGGAAGCGGCCAGTCCTCCAtcctcacccccaccccaccggCGACCACAGAGGGCCCAGGCCGCAAGGTCAGTACTAACAAACACGTTGTCTTTCTGGAGCCAATCAAAGAGCAGCAGAATGGCAGACTGAGGGTGGGGCCAGGAGCTGGGGCGGTGCAAGGACATGTGGGTCCGGGTTTACTGCTAGGTGGGGAGCAGCACCAGAGGCTCCAGAGCCAACAGAGGGCGGGCGAAACGGACTCCATCATGTCCGTCTTCTCAGACACACCCATTATGTTGCCATAG
- the rnf123 gene encoding E3 ubiquitin-protein ligase RNF123 isoform X1, giving the protein MSSKGGGTALTRRNYRLASDTEKPKAAGIVNEKLLSDYLHHVFPSTKPGPAVASLRKTLGFQDLGAHLERLLSEGEPAEDSRADQPVEGRLGPQPVVLDHTSGFEGLLFVDDDLLGVIGHSNFSSIRATTCVYKGKWSYEVLISSQGLMQIGWCTLNCRFNQEEGVGDTPDSYAYDGNRVRKWNVTTTNYGKSWAAGDIVSCLIDLDEGTITFCLNGQSLGTAFTNIKMGPGIAYFPAISLSFKESVGFNFGSRPLRYPVDGYLPLQDPPGADLTKAHQLLGYIKTVLSTSIDTQDERLLERDCAVWRLHGEPTVLITLAHIFNHFAPLMCKVYLVEDVLMNFLLGILEGGGSVGEHPLIQQLLDLFWLLMEDHEVNECLKQLMMSLLRAYRYSPIIPDLGFQIHYLRLTTAILHHEKSRKYLLNSVLFDVMRSVVFFYIKTPLRVKEAGLEELIPTTWWPTHFDKEGKDEREPQDESADERLRRRAYERGCQRLKKRIEVVEELQVQILRLLLNNKDKTTGEASRYIFLNKFRKFLQENASNRGHPTALCPPEYMVCFLHRLITAVKACWDEGSRKSPGSFSSEEAYVPPQLFYNGKVDYFDLQRLGGLLSHLKKTLKDDLASKANIIIDPAEIQSTSMDDLDEDEESGATQRPSGAAAMGGALSRPSWLSSPTLGRANRFLSTAAVSLMTPRRPLTQPEKVKVRTLAVEQRTEEDIEGSHGNDGLLLGRPVEEPDQLIADKSLLEIVDGIVMMYNLSVHQQLGKMVVVSDDVHEYAVALKDTEEKIERCPSRRADILDELQKSQKVFAEKLNHLSRRLAWINATIYSKEKMLDVYWLLCVCIRTIEHADNTGSLFAFAPEFYLNVAMNAYSALKNYFSPANSMEELPGYEETLTQLAAILAKHFADSRIVGTDIKDSLMQALASYVCYPQSLRAVERIPEEQRVAMMRNLLAPYEQRPWAQTNWILVRLWRGCGFGYRYTRLPHLLKTKPEDANLPSLQKPCPSLLLQRHMAELLSMDKDMAASFLNSVLNQLNWAFSEFIGMIQEIQQAAERPERNFVDTRQLKVCATCFDLSVSLLRVLEMTVTLVPEIFLDWSRPSAELLLRRLAQLLNQVLNRVTAEKNLFDRVVNLRLPGLESVDHYPILVAVTGILVRVLVDGDRQGTSRAASVLLSDPCFQLHSIQHLLGEGGDSFSSSASVTSAARPAVGSLGSSITPPPILSAAGSSSERKHFSLHAYTDYISEEEKQKVELMLAFLTEESKQAAASTAPTSEEDLCPICYAHSISAIFKPCSHKSCKACINQHLMNNKDCFFCKATITGVEDYSKPTSS; this is encoded by the exons ATGAGTTCTAAGGGAGGTGGCACCGCATTGACCCGCCGTAACTACAGACTGGcttcagacacagaaaaacccAAAGCTGCAG GTATTGTGAATGAGAAGCTCCTGAGTGACTACCTGCATCATGTGTTTCCTTCAACCAAGCCAGGACCTGCGGTGGCCTCGCTCAG GAAGACGTTGGGTTTCCAGGATCTGGGTGCTCACCTGGAGAGGCTTCTGTCTGAGGGCGAGCCAGCAGAGGACAGCAGAG CAGATCAGCCCGTTGAAGGTCGTCTGGGTCCCCAGCCGGTCGTCCTGGATCACACCAGCGGCTTTGAGGGACTTCTCTTTGTGGACGATGACCTGCTGGGA GTGATCGGTCACAGCAACTTCAGCTCCATCAGAGCCACCACGTGTGTTTACAAAG ggAAATGGTCCTACGAGGTACTGATCTCCTCCCAGGGTCTGATGCAGATTGGCTGGTGTACTCTGAACTGTCGCTTCAACCaggag gAGGGTGTGGGTGACACTCCAGACTCATACGCGTATGATGGGAACAGAGTGAGAAAGTGGAACGTAACGACCACTAACTATGGAAAG TCGTGGGCAGCTGGAGACATCGTCAGCTGTCTGATAGACTTGGACGAGGGGACCATCACGTTCTGCCT GAATGGACAGTCTCTGGGGACAGCCTTCACCAACATTAAGATGGGTCCAGGCATAGCGTACTTTCCCGCCATCAGCCTCTCCTTCAAAGAGTCGGTGGGATTCAACTTCGGCAGCAGACCTCTCAG GTACCCTGTGGACGGCTACCTGCCGCTGCAGGACCCTCCGGGCGCAGACCTGACCAAGGCTCACCAGCTGCTGGGCTACATCAAGACGGTGCTATCCACCTCCATCGACACGCAG gacgAGCGGCTGTTGGAGAGGGACTGTGCAGTGTGGAGGCTTCATGGAGAACCAACAGTGCTCATCACTCTGGCTCACATCTTCAACCACTTTGCACCGCTCATG tgtaaAGTGTACCTGGTGGAGGACGTGCTGATGAACTTCCTGCTGGGAATCCTGGAGGGAGGAGGCTCAGTGGGCGAACATCCGCTCATTCAACAGCTGCTGGACCTCTTCTGGCTTCTCATGGAG GACCATGAAGTGAACGAGtgcctgaagcagctgatgatgtcattgctGAGAGCCTATCGTTACTCCCCGATCATCCCTGACCTCGGCTTCCAG ATTCACTATCTGCGGCTGACCACCGCTATCCTGCACCACGAGAAATCCAGGAAGTATCTGCTCAACAGCGTCCT GTTTGATGTGATGCGATCAGTCGTCTTCTTCTACATCAAGACTCCTCTGAGGGTGAAGGAGGCGGGGCTTGAGGAGCTCATCCCTACCACCTGGTGGCCCACACACTTTGACAAGGAG GGTAAAGACGAGCGGGAGCCCCAAGATGAGAGTGCAGATGAGCGCCTGAGGCGCCGTGCGTACGAGCGAGGCTGTCAGAGGCTGAAGAAGAGGATCGAAG TGGTGGAGGAGTTGCAGGTTCAGAtcctcagactgctgctcaacaacaaagacaaaaccaCG GGAGAAGCGTCTCGATACATTTTCCTCAACAAGTTCAGGAAGTTCTTGCAGGAGAATGCCAGCAACAGAGGG cacccCACAGCCCTGTGTCCTCCAGAGTACATGGTGTGTTTCCTGCACCGCCTCATCACAGCTGTGAAAGCCTGCTGGGACGAAGGAAGCAGGAAGAGTCCCGGCAGCTTCAGCAGtgaag AAGCCTACGTCCCTCCTCAGCTCTTCTACAATGGGAAGGTGGATTACTTTGACCTGCAGAGACTCGGTGGGCTCCTCTCCCACCTGAAGAAAACGctcaaag ATGATTTGGCGAGTAAAGCAAACATCATCATCGATCCTGCAGAGATTCAGTCCACATCCATGGACGATCTGGACGAGGACGAGGAGAGCGGCGCCacacag AGGCCGTCTGGTGCCGCAGCAATGGGCGGAGCTCTGTCCAGGCCCAGCTGGCTGAGTTCTCCCACTTTGGGTCGGGCCAACCGGTTCCTGAGCACGGCGGCGGTCAGTCTGATGACCCCCAGACGCCCCCTGACCCAGCCGGAGAAGGTGAAGGTCCGCACGCTGGCGGTGGAGCAGCGCACTGAAGAGGACA TTGAGGGAAGCCATGGTAACGACGGCCTATTGCTGGGACGACCAGTTGAGGAACCCGATCAGCTAATCGCAGACAAGTCCCTGCTGGAGATAGTTGATGGGATTGTGATGATGTACAACCTGAGTGTCCATCAGCAGCTAGGAAAG aTGGTGGTGGTTTCGGATGATGTCCATGAATACGCGGTGGCACTGAAGGACACCGAGGAGAAGATCGAACGCTGCCCGTCCAGA agggcAGACATCCTGGATGAGCTCCAGAAGAGCCAGAAGGTGTTTGCAGAGAAGCTGAACCACCTGAGCAGGAGACTAGCCTGGATCAACGCCACCATCTACTCCAAG gagaagaTGCTGGATGTGTactggctgctgtgtgtttgcatccgGACCATCGAACATGCTGACAACACGGGCTCGCTGTTTGCCTTCGCTCCAGAGTTCTACCTCAACGTCGCCATGAACGCTTACAGCGCCCTGAAGAACTACTTTAGCCCAGCAAACAGCATGGAGGAGCTGcctg GCTACGAAGAAACTTTGACTCAGCTAGCTGCTATCCTTGCCAAGCACTTTGCAGATTCACGCATCGTAGgaacag ATATCAAAGACTCTCTGATGCAGGCCCTGGCCAGCTATGTCTGTTACCCACAATCCCTCAGGGCAGTGGAGAGGATACCGGAGGAGCA acgAGTGGCTATGATGAGAAATCTGTTGGCTCCGTATGAGCAGAGACCCTGGGCCCAAACCAACTGGATACTGGTCAGACTGTGGagg GGTTGTGGGTTTGGCTACAGATACACTCGCCTGCCTCacctgctgaaaaccaaaccaGAGGACGCCAACCTGCCCAGCCTGCAGA AGCCGTGTCcgtcgctgctgctgcagagacacatggCTGAGCTGCTGAGCATGGACAAAGACATGGCTGCCTCCTTCCTGAACAGCGTCCTGAACCAACTGAACTGGGCTTTCTCTGAGTTCATCGGTATGATACAAGAG ATCCAGCAGGCTGCAGAGCGTCCAGAGAGGAACTTTGTGGACACTCGTCAGCTGAAG GTGTGTGCCACCTGCTTCGACCTGTCCGTCAGCCTGCTGCGGGTGCTGGAGATGACCGTCACTCTGGTGCCTGAGATCTTTCTGGACTGGTCCCGCCCCTCTGcggagctgctgctcagacgcCTCGCTCAG CTGCTGAACCAGGTGTTAAACAGagtgactgcagagaagaaCCTGTTTGATCGAGTCGTCAACCTGAGACtgccag gccTGGAAAGTGTGGACCACTACCCCATCCTGGTGGCTGTTACAGGCATCCTGGTGCGAGTGCTGGTggatggagacagacaggg GACGTCTCGAGCTGCCtccgtcctcctctctgaccccTGCTTCCAGCTGCACTCCATCCAGCACCTCctgggagagggaggagacTCCTTCAGCTCCTCGGCCTCCGTCACCTCTGCCGCGCGTCCTGCAGTCGGGTCCTTGGGGTCGTCCATTACTCCTCCTCCAATCCTGTCAGCTGCTGGGAGCTCCTCAGAGCGCAAACACTTCTCGCTGCATGCAT
- the rnf123 gene encoding E3 ubiquitin-protein ligase RNF123 isoform X2, translating into MSSKGGGTALTRRNYRLASDTEKPKAAGIVNEKLLSDYLHHVFPSTKPGPAVASLRKTLGFQDLGAHLERLLSEGEPAEDSRDQPVEGRLGPQPVVLDHTSGFEGLLFVDDDLLGVIGHSNFSSIRATTCVYKGKWSYEVLISSQGLMQIGWCTLNCRFNQEEGVGDTPDSYAYDGNRVRKWNVTTTNYGKSWAAGDIVSCLIDLDEGTITFCLNGQSLGTAFTNIKMGPGIAYFPAISLSFKESVGFNFGSRPLRYPVDGYLPLQDPPGADLTKAHQLLGYIKTVLSTSIDTQDERLLERDCAVWRLHGEPTVLITLAHIFNHFAPLMCKVYLVEDVLMNFLLGILEGGGSVGEHPLIQQLLDLFWLLMEDHEVNECLKQLMMSLLRAYRYSPIIPDLGFQIHYLRLTTAILHHEKSRKYLLNSVLFDVMRSVVFFYIKTPLRVKEAGLEELIPTTWWPTHFDKEGKDEREPQDESADERLRRRAYERGCQRLKKRIEVVEELQVQILRLLLNNKDKTTGEASRYIFLNKFRKFLQENASNRGHPTALCPPEYMVCFLHRLITAVKACWDEGSRKSPGSFSSEEAYVPPQLFYNGKVDYFDLQRLGGLLSHLKKTLKDDLASKANIIIDPAEIQSTSMDDLDEDEESGATQRPSGAAAMGGALSRPSWLSSPTLGRANRFLSTAAVSLMTPRRPLTQPEKVKVRTLAVEQRTEEDIEGSHGNDGLLLGRPVEEPDQLIADKSLLEIVDGIVMMYNLSVHQQLGKMVVVSDDVHEYAVALKDTEEKIERCPSRRADILDELQKSQKVFAEKLNHLSRRLAWINATIYSKEKMLDVYWLLCVCIRTIEHADNTGSLFAFAPEFYLNVAMNAYSALKNYFSPANSMEELPGYEETLTQLAAILAKHFADSRIVGTDIKDSLMQALASYVCYPQSLRAVERIPEEQRVAMMRNLLAPYEQRPWAQTNWILVRLWRGCGFGYRYTRLPHLLKTKPEDANLPSLQKPCPSLLLQRHMAELLSMDKDMAASFLNSVLNQLNWAFSEFIGMIQEIQQAAERPERNFVDTRQLKVCATCFDLSVSLLRVLEMTVTLVPEIFLDWSRPSAELLLRRLAQLLNQVLNRVTAEKNLFDRVVNLRLPGLESVDHYPILVAVTGILVRVLVDGDRQGTSRAASVLLSDPCFQLHSIQHLLGEGGDSFSSSASVTSAARPAVGSLGSSITPPPILSAAGSSSERKHFSLHAYTDYISEEEKQKVELMLAFLTEESKQAAASTAPTSEEDLCPICYAHSISAIFKPCSHKSCKACINQHLMNNKDCFFCKATITGVEDYSKPTSS; encoded by the exons ATGAGTTCTAAGGGAGGTGGCACCGCATTGACCCGCCGTAACTACAGACTGGcttcagacacagaaaaacccAAAGCTGCAG GTATTGTGAATGAGAAGCTCCTGAGTGACTACCTGCATCATGTGTTTCCTTCAACCAAGCCAGGACCTGCGGTGGCCTCGCTCAG GAAGACGTTGGGTTTCCAGGATCTGGGTGCTCACCTGGAGAGGCTTCTGTCTGAGGGCGAGCCAGCAGAGGACAGCAGAG ATCAGCCCGTTGAAGGTCGTCTGGGTCCCCAGCCGGTCGTCCTGGATCACACCAGCGGCTTTGAGGGACTTCTCTTTGTGGACGATGACCTGCTGGGA GTGATCGGTCACAGCAACTTCAGCTCCATCAGAGCCACCACGTGTGTTTACAAAG ggAAATGGTCCTACGAGGTACTGATCTCCTCCCAGGGTCTGATGCAGATTGGCTGGTGTACTCTGAACTGTCGCTTCAACCaggag gAGGGTGTGGGTGACACTCCAGACTCATACGCGTATGATGGGAACAGAGTGAGAAAGTGGAACGTAACGACCACTAACTATGGAAAG TCGTGGGCAGCTGGAGACATCGTCAGCTGTCTGATAGACTTGGACGAGGGGACCATCACGTTCTGCCT GAATGGACAGTCTCTGGGGACAGCCTTCACCAACATTAAGATGGGTCCAGGCATAGCGTACTTTCCCGCCATCAGCCTCTCCTTCAAAGAGTCGGTGGGATTCAACTTCGGCAGCAGACCTCTCAG GTACCCTGTGGACGGCTACCTGCCGCTGCAGGACCCTCCGGGCGCAGACCTGACCAAGGCTCACCAGCTGCTGGGCTACATCAAGACGGTGCTATCCACCTCCATCGACACGCAG gacgAGCGGCTGTTGGAGAGGGACTGTGCAGTGTGGAGGCTTCATGGAGAACCAACAGTGCTCATCACTCTGGCTCACATCTTCAACCACTTTGCACCGCTCATG tgtaaAGTGTACCTGGTGGAGGACGTGCTGATGAACTTCCTGCTGGGAATCCTGGAGGGAGGAGGCTCAGTGGGCGAACATCCGCTCATTCAACAGCTGCTGGACCTCTTCTGGCTTCTCATGGAG GACCATGAAGTGAACGAGtgcctgaagcagctgatgatgtcattgctGAGAGCCTATCGTTACTCCCCGATCATCCCTGACCTCGGCTTCCAG ATTCACTATCTGCGGCTGACCACCGCTATCCTGCACCACGAGAAATCCAGGAAGTATCTGCTCAACAGCGTCCT GTTTGATGTGATGCGATCAGTCGTCTTCTTCTACATCAAGACTCCTCTGAGGGTGAAGGAGGCGGGGCTTGAGGAGCTCATCCCTACCACCTGGTGGCCCACACACTTTGACAAGGAG GGTAAAGACGAGCGGGAGCCCCAAGATGAGAGTGCAGATGAGCGCCTGAGGCGCCGTGCGTACGAGCGAGGCTGTCAGAGGCTGAAGAAGAGGATCGAAG TGGTGGAGGAGTTGCAGGTTCAGAtcctcagactgctgctcaacaacaaagacaaaaccaCG GGAGAAGCGTCTCGATACATTTTCCTCAACAAGTTCAGGAAGTTCTTGCAGGAGAATGCCAGCAACAGAGGG cacccCACAGCCCTGTGTCCTCCAGAGTACATGGTGTGTTTCCTGCACCGCCTCATCACAGCTGTGAAAGCCTGCTGGGACGAAGGAAGCAGGAAGAGTCCCGGCAGCTTCAGCAGtgaag AAGCCTACGTCCCTCCTCAGCTCTTCTACAATGGGAAGGTGGATTACTTTGACCTGCAGAGACTCGGTGGGCTCCTCTCCCACCTGAAGAAAACGctcaaag ATGATTTGGCGAGTAAAGCAAACATCATCATCGATCCTGCAGAGATTCAGTCCACATCCATGGACGATCTGGACGAGGACGAGGAGAGCGGCGCCacacag AGGCCGTCTGGTGCCGCAGCAATGGGCGGAGCTCTGTCCAGGCCCAGCTGGCTGAGTTCTCCCACTTTGGGTCGGGCCAACCGGTTCCTGAGCACGGCGGCGGTCAGTCTGATGACCCCCAGACGCCCCCTGACCCAGCCGGAGAAGGTGAAGGTCCGCACGCTGGCGGTGGAGCAGCGCACTGAAGAGGACA TTGAGGGAAGCCATGGTAACGACGGCCTATTGCTGGGACGACCAGTTGAGGAACCCGATCAGCTAATCGCAGACAAGTCCCTGCTGGAGATAGTTGATGGGATTGTGATGATGTACAACCTGAGTGTCCATCAGCAGCTAGGAAAG aTGGTGGTGGTTTCGGATGATGTCCATGAATACGCGGTGGCACTGAAGGACACCGAGGAGAAGATCGAACGCTGCCCGTCCAGA agggcAGACATCCTGGATGAGCTCCAGAAGAGCCAGAAGGTGTTTGCAGAGAAGCTGAACCACCTGAGCAGGAGACTAGCCTGGATCAACGCCACCATCTACTCCAAG gagaagaTGCTGGATGTGTactggctgctgtgtgtttgcatccgGACCATCGAACATGCTGACAACACGGGCTCGCTGTTTGCCTTCGCTCCAGAGTTCTACCTCAACGTCGCCATGAACGCTTACAGCGCCCTGAAGAACTACTTTAGCCCAGCAAACAGCATGGAGGAGCTGcctg GCTACGAAGAAACTTTGACTCAGCTAGCTGCTATCCTTGCCAAGCACTTTGCAGATTCACGCATCGTAGgaacag ATATCAAAGACTCTCTGATGCAGGCCCTGGCCAGCTATGTCTGTTACCCACAATCCCTCAGGGCAGTGGAGAGGATACCGGAGGAGCA acgAGTGGCTATGATGAGAAATCTGTTGGCTCCGTATGAGCAGAGACCCTGGGCCCAAACCAACTGGATACTGGTCAGACTGTGGagg GGTTGTGGGTTTGGCTACAGATACACTCGCCTGCCTCacctgctgaaaaccaaaccaGAGGACGCCAACCTGCCCAGCCTGCAGA AGCCGTGTCcgtcgctgctgctgcagagacacatggCTGAGCTGCTGAGCATGGACAAAGACATGGCTGCCTCCTTCCTGAACAGCGTCCTGAACCAACTGAACTGGGCTTTCTCTGAGTTCATCGGTATGATACAAGAG ATCCAGCAGGCTGCAGAGCGTCCAGAGAGGAACTTTGTGGACACTCGTCAGCTGAAG GTGTGTGCCACCTGCTTCGACCTGTCCGTCAGCCTGCTGCGGGTGCTGGAGATGACCGTCACTCTGGTGCCTGAGATCTTTCTGGACTGGTCCCGCCCCTCTGcggagctgctgctcagacgcCTCGCTCAG CTGCTGAACCAGGTGTTAAACAGagtgactgcagagaagaaCCTGTTTGATCGAGTCGTCAACCTGAGACtgccag gccTGGAAAGTGTGGACCACTACCCCATCCTGGTGGCTGTTACAGGCATCCTGGTGCGAGTGCTGGTggatggagacagacaggg GACGTCTCGAGCTGCCtccgtcctcctctctgaccccTGCTTCCAGCTGCACTCCATCCAGCACCTCctgggagagggaggagacTCCTTCAGCTCCTCGGCCTCCGTCACCTCTGCCGCGCGTCCTGCAGTCGGGTCCTTGGGGTCGTCCATTACTCCTCCTCCAATCCTGTCAGCTGCTGGGAGCTCCTCAGAGCGCAAACACTTCTCGCTGCATGCAT